In one Balaenoptera musculus isolate JJ_BM4_2016_0621 chromosome 2, mBalMus1.pri.v3, whole genome shotgun sequence genomic region, the following are encoded:
- the TNFAIP2 gene encoding tumor necrosis factor alpha-induced protein 2 isoform X2 has translation MLKMTFQGFPGQQPAPGALDFPRSPQKLPFASEAESEASMSEASSEDLVPPLEAEEAPDRDGEEAAKKKKKKKKSKGLANMFSVFTKGRKKKSQPSSAETEGDSEPQPRPGGRLPTVEELKADLEHGRLEAAGPLLALERELQAAVAAGGMSNEELLRRQSKVEALYVLLRDQVLGLLRRPLEAAPERLRQALAVLAEQEREDRAAAAAAAAGPAPSALAATRPRRWLQLWRRGVAQAAEERLGQRPAAAAEGRTEAERAFLHMGRTMKEDLEAVVERLKPLFPAEFAVVAAYAQSYHEHFAAHLADLAQFELSERDTYVLLLWVQNLYPNDIINSPKLAGELQGVRLGSLLSPKQIRLLEATFLSNEVDSVKELMARALELESQRWSQDVAPQRLDGHCHSELAIDIIQIISQGQAKAESITLDLGTQIKHMLLVELAAFLKSYQRSFDEFLERCKQLRNYRANVIANINNCLSFRMFVDQKWQIPQDLPSHLLSPLNELKSHGVDTLLQNLFGVLKPLFKRFTQTRWAAPAQTLEEIISVVDERLPEFSELQDCFREELMEVVHLHLVKEYIIRLSKRRLVLNTAEKQQQLAGHIRANAELIQHFCTQNGSPATWLHRALPTLAEIIRLQDPSAIKIEVATYATWYPDFSKGHLSAILAVKGNLSSSEVRSIRSILDINTGAHEPSKSLFSLIKGCVELGSARAWNGRQNWRRKKGKMSSHLGPGKGPVGSHGKLGAGLASEPLQLSP, from the exons ATGCTGAAGATGACCTTCCAAGGCTTTCCGGGCCAGCAGCCTGCGCCAGGGGCCCTTGACTTCCCCAGAAGCCCCCAGAAGTTGCCCTTTGCCTCGGAAGCGGAGTCAGAAGCCTCCATGTCCGAGGCCTCCTCCGAGGACCTGGTGCCACCCCTGGAGGCCGAGGAAGCCCCAGACAGGGATGGAGAAGAGGCTgcgaagaagaagaagaagaagaagaagtcgAAAGGCCTGGCCAACATGTTTAGCGTCTTCAccaaagggaggaagaagaagagtcAGCCCAGCTCAGCAGAGACAGAGGGCGACTCTGAGCCCCAGCCCCGGCCGGGTGGCCGGCTGCCCACAG TGGAGGAGCTCAAGGCCGACCTGGAGCACGGGCGGCTGGAGGCGGCGGGGCCGCTGCTGGCGCTGGAGCGGGAGCTGcaggcggcggtggcggcgggcGGCATGAGCAACGAGGAGCTGCTGCGGCGCCAGAGCAAGGTGGAGGCGCTGTACGTGCTGCTGCGCGACCAGGTGCTCGGCCTGCTGCGCCGGCCGCTGGAGGCGGCGCCGGAGCGGCTGCGCCAGGCGCTGGCCGTGCTGGCCGAGCAGGAGCGCGAGGaccgcgcggcggcggcggcggcggcggcggggcccgcGCCCTCGGCGCTGGCGGCCACGCGGCCCCGGCGCTGGCTGCAGCTGTGGCGGCGTGGCGTGGCGCAGGCGGCCGAGGAGCGCCTGGGCCAGCGGCCGGCCGCGGCTGCCGAGGGCCGCACGGAGGCCGAGCGCGCCTTCCTGCACATGGGCCGCACCATGAAGGAGGACCTGGAGGCCGTGGTGGAGCGGCTGAAGCCGCTGTTCCCCGCCGAGTTCGCCGTGGTGGCGGCCTACGCCCAGAGCTACCACGAGCACTTCGCGGCGCACCTGGCGGACTTGGCGCAGTTCGAGCTGAGCGAACGCGACACCTACGTGCTGCTGCTCTGGGTGCAGAACCTCTACCCCAA TGACATCATCAACAGCCCCAAGCTGGCCGGCGAGCTGCAAGGAGTCAGGCTTGGGAGCCTCCTGTCCCCCAAGCAGATCCGGCTGCTGGAGGCCACGTTCCTCTCCAATGAGGTG gaCAGCGTGAAGGAGCTGATGGCCCGCGCCCTGGAGCTGGAGTCGCAGCGCTGGAGCCAGGATGTGGCTCCCCAGAGGCTGGACGGCCACTGCCACAGTGAGCTGGCCATTGACATCATCCAG ATCATCTCCCAGGGCCAGGCCAAGGCCGAGAGCATCACCCTTGACCTGGGCACGCAGATAAAGCACATGCTGTTGGTGGAGCTGGCTGCGTTCCTCAAGAG CTACCAGCGTTCCTTTGATGAATTTCTGGAGAGGTGCAAACAGCTGAGAAATTACAGGGCCAATGTCATCGCCAACATCAACAACTGCCTCTCCTTCCG GATGTTCGTGGACCAGAAGTGGCAGATACCACAGGACCTCCCGAGCCACCTGCTGAGCCCCCTGAATGAGCTCAAGAGTCATGGCGTTGATACCCTGCTCCAGAACCTGTTTGGGGTCCTGAAG CCGCTGTTCAAGAGGTTCACGCAGACCCGCTGGGCGGCCCCCGCGCAGACCCTGGAGGAAATTATCTCCGTGGTGGACGAGAGGCTGCCGGAGTTCTCTGAACTGCAGGACTGTTTCCGGGAG GAGCTCATGGAGGTTGTACACCTGCACCTGGTGAAGGAGTACATCATCCGCCTCAGCAAGCGGCGCCTGGTCCTCAACACggcagagaagcagcagcagctggcGGGGCACATCCGGGCCAACGCCGAGCTCATCCAGCACTTCTGCACTCAGAAC GGCTCCCCGGCAACCTGGCTGCATCGTGCCCTCCCCACGCTCGCAGAGATTATTCGCCTGCAAGACCCCAGTGCCATCAAGATCGAGGTGGCCACGTATGCCACCTGGTACCCTGACTTCAG CAAAGGCCACCTGAGTGCCATCCTGGCCGTCAAGGGGAATCTGTCCAGCAGTGAAGTCAGGAGCATCCGGAGCATCCTAGACATCAACACAGGGGCGCACGAGCCCTCCAAGTCCCTATTTTCACTTATAAAG GGCTGTGTTGAGCTGGGCTCAGCCAGGGCGTGGAATGGAAGGCAGAACTGGAGGCgaaaaaagggaaagatgagCTCTCATCTGGGACCTGGAAAGGGGCCTGTGGGGTCACATGGcaagctgggggcagggctggcatCAGAGCCCCTGCAGCTCAGCCCCTGa
- the TNFAIP2 gene encoding tumor necrosis factor alpha-induced protein 2 isoform X1 translates to MLKMTFQGFPGQQPAPGALDFPRSPQKLPFASEAESEASMSEASSEDLVPPLEAEEAPDRDGEEAAKKKKKKKKSKGLANMFSVFTKGRKKKSQPSSAETEGDSEPQPRPGGRLPTVEELKADLEHGRLEAAGPLLALERELQAAVAAGGMSNEELLRRQSKVEALYVLLRDQVLGLLRRPLEAAPERLRQALAVLAEQEREDRAAAAAAAAGPAPSALAATRPRRWLQLWRRGVAQAAEERLGQRPAAAAEGRTEAERAFLHMGRTMKEDLEAVVERLKPLFPAEFAVVAAYAQSYHEHFAAHLADLAQFELSERDTYVLLLWVQNLYPNDIINSPKLAGELQGVRLGSLLSPKQIRLLEATFLSNEVDSVKELMARALELESQRWSQDVAPQRLDGHCHSELAIDIIQIISQGQAKAESITLDLGTQIKHMLLVELAAFLKSYQRSFDEFLERCKQLRNYRANVIANINNCLSFRMFVDQKWQIPQDLPSHLLSPLNELKSHGVDTLLQNLFGVLKPLFKRFTQTRWAAPAQTLEEIISVVDERLPEFSELQDCFREELMEVVHLHLVKEYIIRLSKRRLVLNTAEKQQQLAGHIRANAELIQHFCTQNGSPATWLHRALPTLAEIIRLQDPSAIKIEVATYATWYPDFSKGHLSAILAVKGNLSSSEVRSIRSILDINTGAHEPSKSLFSLIKVG, encoded by the exons ATGCTGAAGATGACCTTCCAAGGCTTTCCGGGCCAGCAGCCTGCGCCAGGGGCCCTTGACTTCCCCAGAAGCCCCCAGAAGTTGCCCTTTGCCTCGGAAGCGGAGTCAGAAGCCTCCATGTCCGAGGCCTCCTCCGAGGACCTGGTGCCACCCCTGGAGGCCGAGGAAGCCCCAGACAGGGATGGAGAAGAGGCTgcgaagaagaagaagaagaagaagaagtcgAAAGGCCTGGCCAACATGTTTAGCGTCTTCAccaaagggaggaagaagaagagtcAGCCCAGCTCAGCAGAGACAGAGGGCGACTCTGAGCCCCAGCCCCGGCCGGGTGGCCGGCTGCCCACAG TGGAGGAGCTCAAGGCCGACCTGGAGCACGGGCGGCTGGAGGCGGCGGGGCCGCTGCTGGCGCTGGAGCGGGAGCTGcaggcggcggtggcggcgggcGGCATGAGCAACGAGGAGCTGCTGCGGCGCCAGAGCAAGGTGGAGGCGCTGTACGTGCTGCTGCGCGACCAGGTGCTCGGCCTGCTGCGCCGGCCGCTGGAGGCGGCGCCGGAGCGGCTGCGCCAGGCGCTGGCCGTGCTGGCCGAGCAGGAGCGCGAGGaccgcgcggcggcggcggcggcggcggcggggcccgcGCCCTCGGCGCTGGCGGCCACGCGGCCCCGGCGCTGGCTGCAGCTGTGGCGGCGTGGCGTGGCGCAGGCGGCCGAGGAGCGCCTGGGCCAGCGGCCGGCCGCGGCTGCCGAGGGCCGCACGGAGGCCGAGCGCGCCTTCCTGCACATGGGCCGCACCATGAAGGAGGACCTGGAGGCCGTGGTGGAGCGGCTGAAGCCGCTGTTCCCCGCCGAGTTCGCCGTGGTGGCGGCCTACGCCCAGAGCTACCACGAGCACTTCGCGGCGCACCTGGCGGACTTGGCGCAGTTCGAGCTGAGCGAACGCGACACCTACGTGCTGCTGCTCTGGGTGCAGAACCTCTACCCCAA TGACATCATCAACAGCCCCAAGCTGGCCGGCGAGCTGCAAGGAGTCAGGCTTGGGAGCCTCCTGTCCCCCAAGCAGATCCGGCTGCTGGAGGCCACGTTCCTCTCCAATGAGGTG gaCAGCGTGAAGGAGCTGATGGCCCGCGCCCTGGAGCTGGAGTCGCAGCGCTGGAGCCAGGATGTGGCTCCCCAGAGGCTGGACGGCCACTGCCACAGTGAGCTGGCCATTGACATCATCCAG ATCATCTCCCAGGGCCAGGCCAAGGCCGAGAGCATCACCCTTGACCTGGGCACGCAGATAAAGCACATGCTGTTGGTGGAGCTGGCTGCGTTCCTCAAGAG CTACCAGCGTTCCTTTGATGAATTTCTGGAGAGGTGCAAACAGCTGAGAAATTACAGGGCCAATGTCATCGCCAACATCAACAACTGCCTCTCCTTCCG GATGTTCGTGGACCAGAAGTGGCAGATACCACAGGACCTCCCGAGCCACCTGCTGAGCCCCCTGAATGAGCTCAAGAGTCATGGCGTTGATACCCTGCTCCAGAACCTGTTTGGGGTCCTGAAG CCGCTGTTCAAGAGGTTCACGCAGACCCGCTGGGCGGCCCCCGCGCAGACCCTGGAGGAAATTATCTCCGTGGTGGACGAGAGGCTGCCGGAGTTCTCTGAACTGCAGGACTGTTTCCGGGAG GAGCTCATGGAGGTTGTACACCTGCACCTGGTGAAGGAGTACATCATCCGCCTCAGCAAGCGGCGCCTGGTCCTCAACACggcagagaagcagcagcagctggcGGGGCACATCCGGGCCAACGCCGAGCTCATCCAGCACTTCTGCACTCAGAAC GGCTCCCCGGCAACCTGGCTGCATCGTGCCCTCCCCACGCTCGCAGAGATTATTCGCCTGCAAGACCCCAGTGCCATCAAGATCGAGGTGGCCACGTATGCCACCTGGTACCCTGACTTCAG CAAAGGCCACCTGAGTGCCATCCTGGCCGTCAAGGGGAATCTGTCCAGCAGTGAAGTCAGGAGCATCCGGAGCATCCTAGACATCAACACAGGGGCGCACGAGCCCTCCAAGTCCCTATTTTCACTTATAAAGGTTGGTTAG